In Pelodiscus sinensis isolate JC-2024 chromosome 2, ASM4963464v1, whole genome shotgun sequence, the following proteins share a genomic window:
- the LZTFL1 gene encoding leucine zipper transcription factor-like protein 1, translated as MAELGLNDHHQNEVINYMRFARSKRGLRLKTVDSCFQDLKDSRLVEETFTIDEVIEMLDGLQTVVHSEVESELINTAYTNVLLLRQLFSQAEKWYLKLQTDISELENRELLEQVAEFEKAEITSSNKKPTSELIKPKLAPLNEGGSELLNKEITRLQEENEKLKTRLKTIETQATGALDEKTKLEKSLKELQMIQGDQKTNITQDISQLEDTVSALRCQFEKTLNDSTVNQKFLEENLVTTKHDLLKVQDQLSIAEKELEKKFQQTAAYRNMKEILTKKNEQIKDLRRRLSRYEPDD; from the exons ATG gcagagctgggtctAAATGATCACCACCAGAATGAAGTGATCAATTACATGCGCTTCGCTCGTTCCAAGCGTGGTCTCCGTCTCAAGACAGTGGATTCTTGCTTTCAGGATCTTAAGGATAGCAG GTTGGTGGAGGAGACTTTCACAATAGATGAGGTGATAGAAATGCTGGATGGGTTGCAGACTGTGGTACACAGTGAAGTGGAATCAGAACTCATTAACACGGCATACACCAATGTGTTACTTCTACGCCAACTCTTTTCACAGGCTGAGAAGTGGTACCTTAAGCTACAAACTGACATCTCTGAGCTGGAAAATCG AGAATTGTTAGAGCAGGTTGCTGAATTTGAAAAGGCAGAAATTACATCTTCAAACAAGAAG CCCACTTCAGAGCTTATTAAGCCTAAACTTGCTCCATTAAATGAAGGTGGGTCAGAGCTGCTAAACAAG GAAATTACAAGACTtcaagaagaaaatgaaaaactgaaGACTAGACTCAAGACAATAGAAACACAG GCTACAGGTGCATTGGATGAAAAAACAAAATTAGAGAAATCACTGAAGGAATTACAGATGATTCAGGGAGATCAAAAG aCTAACATAACCCAGGATATAAGTCAACTGGAAGATACAGTTTCTGCTCTGAGGTGCCAGTTTGAGAAGACTCTGAACGACAGTACTGTCAACCAAAAGTTCTTGGAAGAGAACTTGGTGACGACAAAGCATGACCTACTCAAGGTTCAGGACCAATTATCTATAGCTGAAAAG GAGTTGGAAAAGAAGTTCCAGCAAACAGCTGCTTACCGCAACATGAAAGAGATTCTCACCAAGAAAAATGAGCAGATAAAAGATCTACGGAGAAGACTTTCAAG ATATGAACCAGATGATTAA